A part of Caretta caretta isolate rCarCar2 chromosome 1, rCarCar1.hap1, whole genome shotgun sequence genomic DNA contains:
- the LOC142073032 gene encoding olfactory receptor 52N4-like: protein MADFNLTPSDPSSFILTGIPGLEAAHVWISVPFSTFYFISLLGNFMVLFVVGKEQTLHKPMYLLLCMLALTDISMCTSIVSKALCIFWFNLEIITVGGCLTQMFFFYAGTVMHSAILVTMAFDRYVAICNPLRYATVLTNARIAKLGLVGLIRAVLFALPLPLLLSRLPFCANHIIAHMYCEHMAVAKMSCGDITVNRVYGLVIPFVVNGLDLMLITLSYGLIIRAVLRIFSKKAHQKALNTCTAHICVMMMSYTPFFFSSVTHWFGQGIVPHIHIIMANLYFLLPTTLNTIIYGAKTKELREKVGKYTSRICSLGGH from the exons ATGGCAGATTTCAACTTGACCCCCTCTGACCCTTCATCATTTATCCTAACGGGCATCCCTGGCCTGGA AGCTGCCCATGTCTGGATTTCAGTCCCTTTCTCTACGTTCTACTTTATCAGCCTGTTGGGAAATTTCATGGTTCTGTTTGTTGTAGGCAAAGAGCAGACCCTGCACAAGCCGATGtacctgctgctctgcatgctggcacTCACAGACATCAGCATGTGTACCTCCATTGTGTCGAAGGCACTGtgtatattttggttcaatttggAAATTATTACTGTGGgtggctgcctcacccagatgttcttcTTTTATGCAGGTACTGTGATGCACTCAGCCATCCTTGTGACAATGGCCTTTGATCGCTATgttgccatatgtaaccctctgagatacGCCACCGTCCTCACCAACGCACGAATAGCTAAGCTCGGGCTAGTGGGGTTAATAAGAGCTGTTCTCTttgctctgcctctgcccctgctcctgagcaggctCCCATTCTGTGCCAACCACATTATCGCCCACATGTACTGCGAGCACATGGCTGTGGCAAAGATGTCATGTGGGGACATCACAGTGAACAGGGTGTACGGCTTGGTGATACCATTTGTAGTCAATGGGTTAGATTTGATGCTCATTACCCTCTCCTATGGTCTGATCATCAGAGCTGTCCTCAGAATCTTCTCCAAGAAAGCCCACCAGAAAGCCCTCAACACCTGTACAGCACACATCTGTGTGATGATGATGTCTTATACTCCcttctttttctcttctgtgaCACACTGGTTTGGTCAGGGCATCGTTCCCCACATTCACATCATCATGGCTAACCTctatttcctcctccccaccacactCAACACCATCATTTATGGGGCCAAAACCAAAGAGCTTCGCGAGAAAGTGGGCAAATACACCTCTAGAATATGCTCGCTTGGAGGCCACTGA